The Ruania alba genome has a window encoding:
- the rplB gene encoding 50S ribosomal protein L2 — translation MGIRKHKPTTPGRRGSSVADFVEVTRTTPEKSLVRPLTKSGGRNSSGRITARHIGGGHKRAYRVIDFRRHDKDGIPAKVAHIEYDPNRTARIALLHYADGEKRYILAPVKLKQGDQIENGPGADIKPGNNLPMRHIPVGTVIHAVELKPGGGAKIARSAGASVQLVAKDGPYAQLRMPSGEIRNVDLRCRASIGEVGNAEQSNISWGKAGRMRWKGKRPTVRGVAMNPVDHPHGGGEGKTSGGRHPVSPWGQTEGRTRRPNKPSDKLIVRRRRTGKKR, via the coding sequence ATGGGAATCCGTAAGCACAAGCCGACGACGCCGGGCCGCCGCGGTTCGTCCGTCGCCGACTTCGTCGAGGTCACCCGCACGACGCCGGAGAAGTCGCTGGTCCGTCCGCTCACCAAGAGTGGTGGTCGGAACAGTTCGGGCCGGATCACGGCCCGTCACATCGGTGGCGGCCACAAGCGTGCCTACCGCGTGATCGACTTCCGTCGGCACGACAAGGACGGGATCCCGGCGAAGGTCGCGCACATCGAGTACGACCCGAACCGGACTGCTCGCATCGCGCTGCTGCACTACGCAGACGGCGAGAAGCGCTACATCCTGGCTCCGGTCAAGCTCAAGCAGGGCGACCAGATCGAGAACGGCCCGGGCGCTGATATCAAGCCGGGCAACAACTTGCCGATGCGGCACATCCCGGTCGGTACCGTCATCCACGCCGTTGAGCTCAAGCCGGGTGGTGGTGCGAAGATCGCGCGGTCGGCCGGAGCCTCTGTACAACTCGTCGCCAAGGATGGCCCCTACGCCCAGCTGCGGATGCCTTCGGGCGAGATCCGTAACGTCGACCTGCGGTGCCGCGCCTCGATCGGTGAGGTCGGCAACGCCGAGCAGTCGAACATCAGCTGGGGAAAGGCCGGCCGGATGCGGTGGAAGGGCAAGCGTCCGACCGTCCGCGGTGTGGCCATGAACCCTGTCGACCACCCCCACGGTGGTGGTGAGGGCAAGACCTCCGGTGGTCGTCACCCGGTCAGCCCGTGGGGCCAGACCGAGGGTCGTACCCGCCGTCCGAACAAGCCGAGCGACAAGCTCATCGTGCGCCGTCGCCGTACCGGCAAGAAGCGCTGA
- the rpsS gene encoding 30S ribosomal protein S19, with protein sequence MPRSLKKGPFVDGHLQKKVDDQNDKGTKNVIKTWSRRSVITPDFLGHTFAVHDGRKHVPVFVTESMVGHKLGEFAPTRTFRGHEKDDRKARRR encoded by the coding sequence ATGCCTCGCAGTCTGAAGAAAGGCCCCTTCGTGGACGGCCACCTGCAGAAGAAGGTGGACGACCAGAACGACAAGGGCACCAAGAACGTCATCAAGACCTGGTCCCGTCGTTCGGTCATCACGCCGGACTTTCTGGGCCACACCTTCGCGGTGCACGACGGTCGCAAGCACGTCCCGGTGTTCGTCACCGAGTCGATGGTCGGCCACAAGCTCGGGGAGTTCGCCCCGACCCGCACGTTCCGTGGGCACGAGAAGGACGACCGCAAGGCGCGTCGTCGCTGA
- the rplV gene encoding 50S ribosomal protein L22 translates to MEAKAQARFVRVTPQKARRVVDIIRGKQADEAVAVLTYAPQAAAETVRKVVESAVANARVKADKASEAFNSDDLVIAEAYVDEGPTLKRFRPRAQGRANRILKRTSHITVIVAERQTKGGAR, encoded by the coding sequence ATGGAAGCCAAGGCGCAGGCGCGATTCGTGCGCGTCACGCCCCAGAAGGCCCGGCGAGTCGTGGACATCATCCGCGGCAAGCAGGCCGATGAGGCCGTGGCTGTGCTCACGTACGCTCCGCAGGCGGCGGCAGAGACCGTCCGCAAGGTAGTCGAGAGCGCGGTGGCCAACGCCCGTGTGAAGGCGGACAAGGCCTCGGAAGCGTTTAACAGTGACGATCTGGTGATCGCGGAGGCGTACGTGGACGAAGGTCCCACGCTGAAGCGGTTCCGTCCCCGTGCGCAGGGTCGGGCCAACCGGATCCTCAAGCGCACCAGCCACATCACCGTGATCGTGGCCGAGCGACAGACCAAGGGAGGGGCTCGCTGA
- the rpsC gene encoding 30S ribosomal protein S3 codes for MGQKVNPTGFRLGITTDHRSRWFADSTKDGQRYRDYVREDVQIRKLMATGLERAGISKVEIERTRDRVRVDLHTARPGIVIGRRGAEADRLRGELEKLTGKQVQLNILEVKNPEIDAQLVAQGIAEQLASRVSFRRAMRKGMQSAQRAGAKGIRVQCSGRLGGAEMSRSEFYREGRVPLHTLRAFVDYGFFEARTTFGRIGVKVWIYKGDQTEREFAREQASAAPRPQRGRGERGGGRGRRQDSRPGGQAPQAGQSAAATPAATDAPATTSGDAASATGSETEA; via the coding sequence ATGGGCCAGAAGGTCAACCCCACAGGGTTCCGGCTCGGCATCACGACCGACCACCGGTCCCGCTGGTTCGCTGACTCCACCAAGGATGGTCAGCGATATCGCGATTACGTCCGCGAGGACGTGCAGATCCGCAAGCTCATGGCCACGGGTCTGGAGCGGGCCGGCATCTCCAAGGTCGAGATTGAGCGGACCCGTGACCGGGTGCGCGTCGACCTGCACACTGCGCGCCCGGGCATCGTCATCGGCCGCCGCGGCGCCGAGGCAGACCGGTTGCGCGGTGAGCTGGAGAAGCTCACCGGCAAGCAGGTGCAGCTGAACATCCTCGAGGTGAAGAACCCCGAGATCGATGCGCAGCTCGTCGCCCAGGGCATCGCGGAGCAGCTCGCCTCCCGAGTCTCCTTCCGTCGTGCGATGCGCAAGGGTATGCAGTCTGCTCAGCGTGCCGGCGCGAAGGGCATCCGGGTGCAGTGCTCGGGCCGTCTCGGCGGCGCCGAGATGAGCCGTAGCGAGTTCTACCGTGAGGGTCGAGTGCCGCTTCACACGCTGCGTGCCTTCGTCGACTACGGGTTCTTCGAGGCTCGTACTACCTTCGGCCGGATCGGTGTGAAGGTGTGGATCTACAAGGGCGACCAGACCGAGCGCGAGTTTGCTCGTGAACAGGCTTCCGCTGCCCCGCGCCCTCAGCGTGGGCGTGGCGAACGTGGCGGCGGCCGTGGTCGTCGTCAGGATTCGCGTCCGGGCGGACAGGCCCCGCAGGCCGGTCAGAGTGCCGCTGCTACCCCCGCCGCCACTGACGCTCCCGCAACCACTTCCGGTGACGCCGCGAGCGCCACCGGGTCCGAGACGGAGGCCTGA